In Streptomyces sannanensis, the DNA window ACCAAGACCTACGCACCGCCTGGCAACGGCAACTACTACGCAAAGATCGACTCCACCCCGCTGGGCGGAGTGATCTGGTCTGTTCTCGACATCAGCCGCGTCGTCTCCTGACCCCCTGGAAAGTAACCACCATCTCATGACTGCCGTTCTCCGCTGCCACGGCGTGGTCAAGAAGTACGGTGCAAACACCGTGCTGAACGGCGTGTCCCTCACCGTGGAGGCCGGTCAGGTGACCGGCCTCCTCGGGTTGAACGGGGCAGGCAAGACCACCCTCATGCGTATCGCCACCGGGCTCGCGAAGCCCAGCGCGGGCCACGTACAGGTCCTCGGCGCCTCGCTGCCGATGCACCCGGACACGCTCGCCCGCGTCGGCGCGGCCCTCGACGCGCCCGCGTTCTACCGGTGGATGACCGGCCAGGGCATGCTGCGCACGCTGCTCGACATGGCCGGCCTCCCCGACGAAGGGAGGATCCGACGCGTTCTGGAACGCGTCGGCCTCACGGAGGCCGGGAGGCGCCGGGTGCGCACCTACTCCCAGGGCATGCGCCAACGTCTCGCCCTCGCCGCGGCGTTGCTGAAGGAACCCGACCTGCTCATCCTCGATGAGCCCACCAACGGACTGGACCCCGCCGGCGTGCGTCTCGTGCGCGAGATCATCGCTCAGGAAGCCGCGCGCGGTGCGGGCATTCTCATCTCGAGCCACCAGCTCGACGAGATCGCCC includes these proteins:
- a CDS encoding ABC transporter ATP-binding protein, with the protein product MTAVLRCHGVVKKYGANTVLNGVSLTVEAGQVTGLLGLNGAGKTTLMRIATGLAKPSAGHVQVLGASLPMHPDTLARVGAALDAPAFYRWMTGQGMLRTLLDMAGLPDEGRIRRVLERVGLTEAGRRRVRTYSQGMRQRLALAAALLKEPDLLILDEPTNGLDPAGVRLVREIIAQEAARGAGILISSHQLDEIARVCDTITMIAHGTVSAEGTLDELGLAPGSGTESLEDWFFRHQDTLPGRAL